cacacacacacggatttttcttgttttacatGTCACAAAGGAAGAGGAGACTGCAGCACAGCACTCGCGCGATTCGCTTCTACGACATCCAAAATAACCAGCacgaatgtgtgtgtgttatgtgGTTGCACCGACGGGACGACACTTCATGATTGCATCACAGACGCtcaaatacaaagaaaataattcttgttgtttgtttctcaCAATGCTCTCTGCTGTTGTTTAGATGCGACTTTGTGTCTttgtaacacacacacacactcgttgGTTTGTTTATGTATACTTTTACACTGTAGATCTATCAAGACTATATAACGGCTCTACCTTAGGACTCAAGAGTCAAAAGCTCCGCAATGCATCAAACGCAGCCGGGACACTGCAGTCGACAAGCCCCGGCTGCAGAGAGTGCCAGAGTGCGTGTTTTACAACGGCTAAAACGTATTGAATCGATGTCGAGCGACTTCGCGTTCTGCAGCAGTTTCGTACGCGTCCTTATTCCATTGCGCATGGCCAACTTCATACATCTCCGACGAGTGTGTGTCCGGCTAATATATAACCCCTCTAGAGATCCCGTGTCACActtgtcaattttttaaataaatgtcgATGACGAGATTATCGTGttcttcattttgatttattttctgatttttaaaaataaaataaaaatgagataaaaaaagatacaGACAATGAAATGACGATGTGACAACGTTGAGCAGATTTTTCGACTGCTCTGGAAATTTACTTGAAAAggttgaaaaacttttttaaatagatgAGGAATAACAGAGTTTCTTGGTTGAATTTTAAGATATTTATTGTCATAATAACACGAATAGGATAGGTCATCGTTCAAAATGGGGAACAACGGACCTACTGACGATGTTGAAGAGAAAGAACACTTTCAGAGAATCGTTAACGCTTTCCGTTATTACAGGTTCGATAGACCtacactactactacactcCTACAGTGGTTTATTTTCGCGGTTGACATGTTTTCATCCTAGGTCTTTTTCGTTGCAACGCTTAGCCACTTCAGAAGCTTACGTCTCGTCTCTCCCCAGCCACCATCAAACTTTACTCACTAGCTATCGTTCTCACTTGGAAGACATTAGGACTTGTGTAGAGCACAACTACGAAATCATCAAACTTATCACGGCAGATGTTGCTACGCTGTTTGAAAATGTCAAACATGATGCTGGTCAAGTATGTTTtccttaaaataaataattggctttcgatttatttcttttgcaaAACGTCTGATGTTACGCAGGTCAAGTCCAAGGTTCATCCAACCATGAGTGATATGGAAAAGGTCCAATCTACGCTGAAGCAAATTGTAAGGGACTGGAGTAAAGATGGGGAGGAAGAAAGGTCTGCGTGCTATAACCCCATtattgaagaaattgaattaaatttcccACCTGCTCAGAGGTTACTATCATATTATTACAGACTTTTAGTTGAAAcaagtttttattaataattatttccatTTGCAGGCCCTCGGAACAAGTACAAATTTTGGTTCCCGGTGCAGGACTTGGACGACTGGCGTTTGAGATAGCCAAAAGAGGTTACAGCTGTCAAGGCAATGAGTTCAGTCTCTTCATGCTGTTCGCCTCCAACTTCGTCTTGAACAAGTAGGGATGATCAACAGGATCTTTATGCATTTTGTGTTTACGCTTTTTTCCCTCTTAGATGTCAGGGGGTCGAGACTTTTCGTGTTTATCCATGGACGCAACAGTTCGTCAATACTTTATCAGCTGCTGACGTAACCAGAGGGTCTTCCTTCCCTGATCTTGATCCATCATCACTCCCACGCCATGCTCAGTTTTCCATGGCAGCGGGCGATTTCCTCGAAGTAGACGTCAATCGTTGTCcccatttcattaaaaatatctGATAATCATTATCATGATTTTATTCTAGGTTTATACAGAAGCAAGCACATGGGACTGTATAGCTACGTGTTTCTTTATAGATTGCGCCAACAACATCGTCAGCTTCATCGAAACTATTTACAAAATACTCAAGAGcggtttgtttccaaaaaatttcaatcaagcGCAATCCATCATGCTAATTTAATTATTGGATTTTCAACAGGTGGCGTTTGGATCAATTTAGGGCCGTTGCTCTACCATTATTCGGACATCCCTGGCGAAAATTCCATCGAGCCAACCTACGAAATGGTTAGAGAAATCGTGCAAGGGATAGGCTTTGTAATTGAGGTAATTCTGCATAAAATCGAATTCATTGTTTTCGTATAtaaacttttcattttgattcggCAGAAAGAGCGAACTGGGGTGAAAACCACCTACTCTCAAAACGTCCGCTCCATGCTCAAATACGAATACGATAGTGTCTTTTTCGTCTGTCGGaagccttgaaaaaaaaatttaaattggttGATATTACGTTTCGACCAATACCAAGAGAACGAACTTGTACCTGTGTGTGGCGAAtatgtttaactttttttttttaaataaaccatACCAGGTTTTTTTTACATGGTCTTTCATAGCTGGATGTTTGAGAGTTTCATTTCAGTGGGTGTAAATCTTAATATTGTAGATCTGATCTCATAAGTATTCGTAGCCATCACGTGACTTTTCTCCGGATGTCTGTCGTTGGCTGTTTTGTCTGAATATCACACAGGAAGTTGTTGGTCTTTTGTTGCAAACAGAAGGCGAGTCTGTTCCACTTTTCATCTCCACATGTGTTTCTTACTTCTCATATCGCGAGAGTGGTTCATACGCACCAACTGTATGACGCAATTGTTTTCATTCATCGATTGGAAAACGCCTTTTTTTGATTAAgtaagtaattaaaaaaaagattttttcattctttaaaGTTACAGATTCATAATTTAAAAGATTACACAATCTAGAGTTAGAAAAACGAATTGGAAACATTGTATTTCTAAGTTTTTGTGAAGCCAACCCTATGAAAGTGGCAACGTTGTTGACATGGAGCAGTTTCGCTTAGAACGAAGGCCGTGCATTTATTCCTTCCCGTTTGCGCGGGTCTGCTGGTCTCGATAAGTCACACGATCTTATTCGATCTTTTCAGTTATTCTCCAGCATCACCAGTTAATGTTCTCTGATTGAAAACTCGACGGAAAACGGTAAGAATTTTCTCGCCATTTAAGATAAAATCAAGTTGGCTTTAGGCAAGTTGTATGCACACGATGTTTTGGTCGTCGGCCATTATGTCTGCTACTGCTTGGAATTCGTTATGTAGCCGTAGTTAAACGTGAAACAACATATGGTGGAATCAGCGTCATAATTTCCAACCAACATATAAACTGGtggcgaaaaaaacatttccaggaaAAAGATGGCTCCCATTCGATCTCGGCGTGTGTTTGGAATATCTCCGTAAGAGCCTTAGCAACAAGCTCGTGTGTTGTTTTCGAAAAATATccctaaaaagaacaaaagttaaatgaaaaaggaaaaaaaaagcaggtagaagaactttaaaaaaaaaaagaagtaaagctTGAGGGAAGACCAAAGTGGGGGGGACcagactttttgttttgtttattccaATCGACCCCGTCGCGAGCATGAGAGTTTGTTTCTAGACAACCATCGAtttcgacagcagcagcaactttcgaaaagacaaaacaaagaaaaacgttTCCAAGTcagccagagagagagggatATCGAATGGATAGTCATCGAAAATggactctttttcttcgtctggGGTCAGATGACGTGTGCTGATTACTTGACAAAGAAGAGCCACCTCCCCCATTGTTAACCGATAATATATGCAGTTGTAGTAGCTTGTATCGTTGATTCTCTAACCTAAAGGTGTCGACAAAAATTTATTCCACATGTAGTTGGTCGATTCCCACATTCGGACGCTGGTTCGTTCGACTCCCAAAGGTAAAGTTACAGGCCCATTAGATTATATTATTTCAGTGATTATCTAAATGGTCATTTTCAACAGACCTTGGAATAAAGTTTGATTCATTTGTCAAGGAAATGATCTACTCTCAATAGTCTTAATGTTAcgcaatttttattcaaatttgacgTCCATCTCCTCAAGGAACTTTCACGTTTGACCACGCCATAAAAAAAACCTCGTCGTATCAGCCCGTCTCTTGGTACGAAGATGCCGCAGGCATTAGGGAAACCCTCTAGTCCCTTGATTTAACCTCCCACTCTGAAAGttattgtgtgtgtattgTTGTTTGGGTCAGCTGTTGCTATCCAGCACCACACGATTATTGTTTGTCACTGTAATCAATCGTCGTGGTCGAGATAATTGCAAATTTGTAGCCATTTTGTGTTGATATTTATTCACATCTTGTTTATTTTACAGATTATCTCTCGACCAAAAGATAAGAGACGTTTTGGATTGGATCCAGCAAGGAAATTTCGCACTCCCCTTTTCCCTCCTCCCCcctttcttttaaaacaaaacgacACAACTTATCTCtttttgtcgttgttgttttttgtgtcgATAATTTTTCCTCTTTGGTCAACGAAAATTTGGATCAACACGCCGCAAGTGTGTGGCTTGAGAATCCGGCAAAAGTGTAAAATCCGGCCGTGATGTGCGGTTCTTCTGCGGGGCAGAGTTGTTGTGCGAACGCCGTCGAAGGCGACGTCGACGACACGCCGGATGTTCAGGACTCGCGGCCTCGCGGGCTAACCACCCACAGCCGCTGGGCCGCCCCTGAATTGCCCTTCCGTCCTGGCGCTATCAGCTCATTCGCCTTTATCGTCTCTTTCTATTCGACTTCTCCATCCTAAGCTTCTAGCAGCACTACTTTGAAGCCCCTCCTCCCGTTTTGCGTCGTCTTTTGGGCCGGAAcggacggaagaagaagaggggaacaaaagaaaactggaGAAATATGTGCCGTAAAAACAGTTGGACAAAGTGAAGTGAATTTTTGTacaaaaaatcttatttttttcggtCTGGGAACGTGTTCAGCATCCATTCCACGTCACACCATGCCTAGACGTGTTTCATCCGCATCCAGCAGCTTGCACGCCATGGGTTCATCCGCCGTGCCTGGTGGTGGATCGACGCACAGCGGTGGAGGGGGAAGTAGCACCgccaccaacagcagcagtagcagcttGCGAGGGGGTCCGCGACCGGCCAAATCGGCCAATTGCATCGCGCCCGCCTCGCCAAGCCCAGATTCATCCAGTGATAACGCTTCCGACAATTCGGATCTCTTTCAATGGACGACAACGGGAGTCGAGAGGCACTTGGCCCGAAGTGACAGCAGCAATTCGGCCATGTCGATGACGGCCAATTCACGTCTCTCTGGTCTGTCACAGAGCGGCGGAGGCAACAGCCAAACTGGCGGCACTTCGTCAACGGCTTCGATGACGGCCTCGAGGAAGAGGAAACTTTTGGAGCAATTTTTGCTGCCGGAGAATGCGGCCAATTCGAGTGGCAACAACACTATATCGCTGTCAGATATGCGCAACATGGGACTGGTCGGACAGGCTCGTCCGTCGGCTTCCATCCAGCCAACGAATCACGCTGGTGTTCCCCCGGCGGTCGCTAGCGTTTCGGCTGTTGCCACGACTTCCTCCCGTACTTTAACCACCAGCAGTTCGACAGCCGTGGGCGGAATCAGCTTTTCTGCCGTTTCGAATTACGTTCCCAGTTTCTCCTTCTACCAGTCGCGCTCCTTCGGGCCGCCTTCCTGCTCAGGTGGTGGTAGCACCGAGAGCCTGTGCAGCAGCACAGCCGACTCGGCATGCGGACATCCGCCAGACCTTCCGGATGACGGCAACTTGGCCACTCCAGCACCTCCAGTCGACGTGAGTTTCATCcgttttttcgttattttacgTCAAATCATCTGCCCGTTCGCCCTTGAAGGCAATTGCCGCCATTGTTGTCGGCCTGATGAGATTACTAAACCAAATTTTGACAAAACCTACAGAAAACACACTGCGTCGTTTGTTGTTGGCTAAATGATTCACGGCGATCCGGTTCGTGATGCCTGGTTTTATTTACCAAGTTCAATGTATACGACTTGACGCGTCAGAGTTTCTTTCATTCGTCCTTGGTGGGTGTGTTGGTGGCATTGGTAATTTTAATCCACGATTCAACCGAGTCCCGAATGCTTATCGTGTATTTTAACTAATGAAAAGGATTATCGTCTGTCGAAAGAGGTGTAGACTGTTGGCCAACGACACCCTGATAAAGAGTTGTGCGATAAAAAAGGGATTTGAATAAGATAAAATTCAGTTTTTAGAGAATGTTGAAACTattgaaaaagttaaaaaaaaaaaaaaaaaaaaaaaaaaaaaaaaaaaaaactaaacaaaaagcacaaaaatgaattaatctgactgtttgtttgttgctgctgcgcAGGTGCACGCCTCGGACGTGATGGAAATTCGGAACCGCTCCAGCGCTTCTTGTCGCGATACGCCGCCACTGCACATCTCAGGTGATTATTAACCTCTCTGGCATTTCTCCCACCGTTCTCCCACCctaccttttattttattggtcGTACCTGTTTTGCTTTACTAAATCACACATTGGGGATGTGTGTGAGTACCAGTCGAGAGTGGGCACCATCAAATTCTGAGAAATGAGAAGGAAAAATAGTCGAATCGTGTCTTGTTTGTTCTATGAGGGAACTTCTAGACTTTCCaactgaaaaactgttaaaaatgtgtgtttagaaatttgaaatggCGCCAACATTAAAATCGTGGCGTTGTTAGGTGACAAGTCCGACGGTCTAAAACTATTATTGGATTTTAAGTCATCTTctgtttttgggaaaaaataaattgctgCAAAGAATTTGATGAGTAAGTGAAATCCGGTTCCGGTTAGGATTCCAATTTCAAATGTATTGATGATTGGAATAGAAATGTATGGTTGGATTCGTTATTTCTGGTGGTTAATTAATAGTTTCAACTtgtttgatttgttatttttggctTTTGCGTAATTTTCAGGCGACCGCCATTACCATTCGACTTCAATTAACAACAGAGTGGCCGGCTGGAGACTGGAAGATATAGACGACAACCTAGCGGCGGATTTCGACGGCAGCTTGTCTGGCCTGGGGGTTGATCTCAGCGTCGCATCGTACAACATGAGGTCAGTTGAGTAAATGAGTTAACGAGTCCCTTCTCTTAGTGTGGGAGAATTTAGAGAGTAAGAGAATTGATAGTCCGTGCAGATAAACCTCTTCATTAGATAAAGAAGAGACCCCCCTGTTACTATCAGAAACTGATCTCACAAGGAACACATGAGCCGACGCTGTGTCTTTAATCTTTATACACTTCTCACGATAATAAGTTTCGGTCGATTGACGTAAAAAGCGCCACTGGAATCTTTGAGAAACAGCGGAGATGGTTGTATTTTTGGTCCGTATTTTTGAACTAATGAATTTGATCGTCGATGATGATCACGTCGCATATTTTTTCGGTTTCAAAATTGAAGGGGTTATGATTCGACACGATCAGACTCCTTTGGCAGCATTTTAAGGGGGCGGACAAGAGGAAGTTGGGGTTTCTCTTTTAAATAAGTAGATGAATAACAAATGAAGCCATTGACTGAACAACCAAACTGTTGAATCTTTTCTAAAGTTGTGAATTTTGaagagttttttcttttgagcgaGTAGGGGTAGGAAAGAGGAGAAAGGCGTTGTCTTTTATTCATTGTGGGTCCTACCATCCTGTATATCCTCCgagggtttttattttagtatcCCCGCAAAGATGACGCCCTTTAATATTCTTTGAGTTTCTTCACTTTAATGAGCCACTAATGAGATGTTGACTTGAAGGGGCAGAATCATCATTTGAAactcagaaaaaataaagtccgATCTCCGTTCGTAGAGCGCCGACCATCTTTCCCCCTTCgaccaattttgtttttgtttttttattattttcgctTCCGTAATGAGCCGAATTGAAATGGAGACGGCCGACAGGGATTAGTATGGcccccgaaaaaagaaagggaggTTTATTATCCAGTTCgtgtcatcttcttttttttctcttcacaaGTTTCCAGTTATTGTTGTGACCATATCTTATTCGTTTTTGTCGTTCCTTGTTTCTTTCCTGTCTCTGGTAATGAGAAGACTTGTCGGACATTTTGTCGCTTTTGCATTtgcttttgtttggttttttttcgctCGTTTCGATTCGTTTCCTTGCGCTAATTGAAGCCGGACCCTAATGATTTCAAGTTGAGGAAGCTACTACTACCGACTTCCTCCCTCACGCAGGGTGAACCTATGCATGAAACCCACATGCGTTCAATggcggaagagaaaaagagacaaaacaactaaaaatCACTCGATCAAAaccataaagaaaaaaaaaattgaaaatgaatttttgtttctcttcctAGTTGGTAACGGGTGATCCCGACCGGAAACgtataaaaactaaaaagccCCACAAATGAGGGATATTTGTGTTCTGttaagagttattttaatggTGAACGGCCGGAGCTACCAAAAACTTATGATTTATCCAGAGCTTGTTATCGGCTGGCCGATTTCTTAATTGCGTCGGTcccgcgcgcgcgcgctctcTCCGCCTATCGTCTTTCGAGCCAACCGACTGACTGACCTTTCCTTCTGTTTCCATTCCAATAAATTATTAATCTCGAAACAAAGGCACTCCGTTCGTTCAAAAAGGGAGATCCCGACTCATTAGAGATTTTTAGTTGTTTATCAAGTTTAGTTTTAAATGCTTCATCAGGAAGCTGCTGTGTGTCATTAGCCAATGATCAAACCTCCTtactgcttttttttctttcgggtcGGGGAAAACTTTCTCTCCGTCCATCTATAGTAGACATCTGAGTTAAATTCATGTTGTTTTTAACTCCAGATTTGGTTACCTAACGAATTTTCCATCAAGTATGCTGAgcgtatttcttcttctttgtcatCTCATCTTCACTGTTGAATTCATAAAATCTCTTATCGAGAGAGATGACACAACAGTTGTCAGATTTCACGTTTGCACCGGATATCGCCGGACTTCCTTTTCTAAATCGTAGCCAGACATGGGGATTAATCACCTCGATCGCTACACCTTTCTGTAACGTTTCACGTGGTTTTTGTTCGATCTTCAATTCAAATGTTATGCAATCTAACAATCTACTTTTTGTTTGGCTCATGTATAATGAAGACGTTTTAAacgattcaattttatttcgaaaaaataatcCTAATTGGATAGTGGGTCTTCCCCCTCCTATTTTCCTCCCTCAAATACTGCCAATCAACAGGTGATGGCTTACGTCGATAAGACTTAcagtgccgaaaaaaaaacaaaaagtttaccTTTCTTGACGAGTCGGATGTTGAAAAGGGGACGAGCtcatttgcccttttttttcttcttcttcctctttcatccacctttttgttttgatgtaGTTGTGTAGTAGTGTGTGGCAAGGGGGGGAAAGAGTCTCAGAGTCATTTAGAATTGTCTGTTAGTCTTTACCTGACTTCCGAACGTGCCTGACCACATCGTTCGCTCCGCCCGGTTCGCTTGCACCACATTTCGACAGATTTTCTTATAAACGTAATCGAAACATTATTCGGTGGAAATTCAAGGCGCCAACACATTGTTTCATTCCCAATGAAGCAgtgaatggattttttttttttagaaattcgaGTGTGAAACGTCGAGTATCGTGTTGATTTGATTGCGCAAGATATTGATCAAAAGAGGAGTGATTGCGGTTTCAATTGTGGCTCCGCTACCTTCACCCTACCCGCCGGTGGCCCCTATGCCGTGCGGGCCGCCCGGTTCTTTAACGTCTTCCTTCACATCGTCATCGGCCGGCGTTGGACTGGCTGGAAACAGCGCTAGCAGCAGTACGGCAGGGCCGCTGCACCATTACGCACCTTACCACCACGTTCATCACGTGGCCGACGGTGgggctggtggtggtgctgctcCTCTTTGTGGCACTTCTTCGACGTTGGTGAATTCTTCGTCGGGCTCAGGAATCATTTGCGGCAGCAGCAATTCCCCGTCTCCTTATTCCTCCTCTTCATCGCCCCACCATTACTCGGGTCACACGTCAGTAGCCGTGgcagccgctgccgccgccgctgcggcCGCAgcttaccaccaccaccatcatcaccaTTTCGCCTCGTCCGGTTCGGCCTATCATCCTTACTCGTACAATTACAGCAGCAACGGCAACAGTAGTAACAGCACCGCTGG
This sequence is a window from Daphnia pulicaria isolate SC F1-1A chromosome 7, SC_F0-13Bv2, whole genome shotgun sequence. Protein-coding genes within it:
- the LOC124348800 gene encoding carnosine N-methyltransferase-like, translated to MGNNGPTDDVEEKEHFQRIVNAFRYYRSFSLQRLATSEAYVSSLPSHHQTLLTSYRSHLEDIRTCVEHNYEIIKLITADVATLFENVKHDAGQVKSKVHPTMSDMEKVQSTLKQIVRDWSKDGEEERSACYNPIIEEIELNFPPAQRPSEQVQILVPGAGLGRLAFEIAKRGYSCQGNEFSLFMLFASNFVLNKCQGVETFRVYPWTQQFVNTLSAADVTRGSSFPDLDPSSLPRHAQFSMAAGDFLEVDVNRCPHFIKNI